A window of the Serinus canaria isolate serCan28SL12 chromosome 27, serCan2020, whole genome shotgun sequence genome harbors these coding sequences:
- the MAPT gene encoding microtubule-associated protein tau isoform X19, which yields MMEDHAPGQEKHFSSGYPLQIPVDDGSDEPVSETSDAKSTPTTEDATAPLVEEGDHEDQGGVEQHGEIPEGTTAEEAGVGATPNLEDHAAGDATQGRVDKEGTEADEKKPKGPEARAGSKTGSARAGQAQRNSTNATRIPAKTPTAPKTPPSSGEQPKSGDRSGYSSPGSPGTPGSRSRTPSLPTPPAREPKKVAVVRTPPKSPASAKTRVQPAAAPMPDLKNVKSKIGSTDNLKHQPGGGKVQIVYKPVDLSHVTSKCGSLGNIHHKPGGGQVEVKSEKLDFKDKVQSKIGSLDNISHVPGGGNKKIETHKLTFRENAKAKTDHGAEIVYKSPTISGDASPRRLSNVSSTGSINLVDSPQLATLADEVSASLAKQGL from the exons ATGATGGAGGATCACGCACCTGGccaggaaaaacatttctcatCAG GCTATCCCCTTCAGATACCAGTCGATGATGGATCGGATGAGCCTGTTTCTGAAACCTCTGACGCTAAGAGCACCCCAACTACGGAAG ATGCCACAGCACCTTTAGTGGAGGAAGGAGACCACGAGGATCAGGGTGGTGTGGAACAGCACGGGGAGATCCCAGAAGGAACCACAG ctgaagagGCGGGCGTGGGAGCCACTCCCAACCTGGAGGACCACGCTGCAGGAGATGCCACTCAAG GTCGTGTTGACAAGGAAGGGACCGAAGCTGATGAAAAGAAACCCAAG ggcccgGAGGCGCGGGCTGGCTCCAAGACGGGCTCGGCGCGCGCGGGGCAGGCACAGAGGAACTCCACCAACGCCACCCGCATCCCGGCCAAGACCCCCACGGCCCCCAAGACCCCTCCCAGCTCCG GTGAGCAGCCCAAGTCTGGAGACAGAAGCGGTTACAGCAGTCCCGGCTCCCCCGGGACTCCAGGCAGCCGTTCCCGCACCCCCTCTCTGCCCACCCCACCAGCCAGGGAGCCCAAGAAGGTGGCAGTGGTTCGCACCCCCCCGAAATCTCCCGCCTCCGCCAAGACCCGCGTGCAGCCGGCGGCCGCGCCCATGCCCGACCTGAAAAACGTCAAGTCCAAAATCGGCTCCACCGATAACCTGAAGCACCAGCCCGGAGGTGGCAAG GTGCAAATCGTTTACAAGCCAGTGGACCTGAGCCATGTGACATCCAAATGTGGTTCCCTGGGCAACATCCATCACAAACCAG GTGGTGGCCAGGTGGAGGTGAAATCTGAGAAACTGGACTTCAAAGATAAGGTGCAGTCGAAAATCGGGTCCCTAGATAACATCAGCCACGTCCCTGGAGGAGGCAATAAAAAG ATTGAGACTCACAAGCTGACCTTCCGCGAGAACGCCAAAGCCAAGACCGACCACGGCGCCGAAATCGTCTACAAGTCCCCCACCATCTCCGGAGATGCCTCCCCGCGCCGCCTTAGCAACGTCTCCTCCACCGGCAGCATCAACCTGGTGGACTCCCCCCAGCTGGCCACGCTAGCCGACGAGGTCTCCGCCTCGCTGGCCAAGCAGGGCTTGTGA
- the MAPT gene encoding microtubule-associated protein tau isoform X14 — protein MMEDHAPGQEKHFSSGYPLQIPVDDGSDEPVSETSDAKSTPTTEDATAPLVEEGDHEDQGGVEQHGEIPEGTTAEEAGVGATPNLEDHAAGDATQGRVDKEGTEADEKKPKGPEARAGSKTGSARAGQAQRNSTNATRIPAKTPTAPKTPPSSGRKEQKKPPPAAAKTEKGEQPKSGDRSGYSSPGSPGTPGSRSRTPSLPTPPAREPKKVAVVRTPPKSPASAKTRVQPAAAPMPDLKNVKSKIGSTDNLKHQPGGGKVQIINKKLDFSSVQSKCGSKDNIKHIPGGGSVQIINKKLDFSSVQSRCGSKDNIKHIPGGGSVQIVYKPVDLSHVTSKCGSLGNIHHKPGGGQVEVKSEKLDFKDKVQSKIGSLDNISHVPGGGNKKIETHKLTFRENAKAKTDHGAEIVYKSPTISGDASPRRLSNVSSTGSINLVDSPQLATLADEVSASLAKQGL, from the exons ATGATGGAGGATCACGCACCTGGccaggaaaaacatttctcatCAG GCTATCCCCTTCAGATACCAGTCGATGATGGATCGGATGAGCCTGTTTCTGAAACCTCTGACGCTAAGAGCACCCCAACTACGGAAG ATGCCACAGCACCTTTAGTGGAGGAAGGAGACCACGAGGATCAGGGTGGTGTGGAACAGCACGGGGAGATCCCAGAAGGAACCACAG ctgaagagGCGGGCGTGGGAGCCACTCCCAACCTGGAGGACCACGCTGCAGGAGATGCCACTCAAG GTCGTGTTGACAAGGAAGGGACCGAAGCTGATGAAAAGAAACCCAAG ggcccgGAGGCGCGGGCTGGCTCCAAGACGGGCTCGGCGCGCGCGGGGCAGGCACAGAGGAACTCCACCAACGCCACCCGCATCCCGGCCAAGACCCCCACGGCCCCCAAGACCCCTCCCAGCTCCG gcagaaaggagcagaaaaagccacctcctgcagcagcaaagacTGAGAAAG GTGAGCAGCCCAAGTCTGGAGACAGAAGCGGTTACAGCAGTCCCGGCTCCCCCGGGACTCCAGGCAGCCGTTCCCGCACCCCCTCTCTGCCCACCCCACCAGCCAGGGAGCCCAAGAAGGTGGCAGTGGTTCGCACCCCCCCGAAATCTCCCGCCTCCGCCAAGACCCGCGTGCAGCCGGCGGCCGCGCCCATGCCCGACCTGAAAAACGTCAAGTCCAAAATCGGCTCCACCGATAACCTGAAGCACCAGCCCGGAGGTGGCAAG GTGCAGATAATTAATAAGAAGCTGGACTTTAGCAGCGTTCAATCCAAGTGTGGCTCAAAGGATAATATCAAACACATCCCGGGCGGAGGCAGT GTGCAGATAATTAATAAGAAGCTGGACTTTAGCAGCGTTCAATCCAGGTGTGGCTCAAAGGATAATATCAAACACATCCCGGGCGGAGGCAGT GTGCAAATCGTTTACAAGCCAGTGGACCTGAGCCATGTGACATCCAAATGTGGTTCCCTGGGCAACATCCATCACAAACCAG GTGGTGGCCAGGTGGAGGTGAAATCTGAGAAACTGGACTTCAAAGATAAGGTGCAGTCGAAAATCGGGTCCCTAGATAACATCAGCCACGTCCCTGGAGGAGGCAATAAAAAG ATTGAGACTCACAAGCTGACCTTCCGCGAGAACGCCAAAGCCAAGACCGACCACGGCGCCGAAATCGTCTACAAGTCCCCCACCATCTCCGGAGATGCCTCCCCGCGCCGCCTTAGCAACGTCTCCTCCACCGGCAGCATCAACCTGGTGGACTCCCCCCAGCTGGCCACGCTAGCCGACGAGGTCTCCGCCTCGCTGGCCAAGCAGGGCTTGTGA
- the MAPT gene encoding microtubule-associated protein tau isoform X12: MMEDHAPGQEKHFSSGYPLQIPVDDGSDEPVSETSDAKSTPTTEDATAPLVEEGDHEDQGGVEQHGEIPEGTTAEEAGVGATPNLEDHAAGDATQGEPSSAKLQPGPRERGGEAVKGASQPPEQGLGPQQPPVPREAKAPAAAPTRIEVTIPIPLDMYQGSGGSREPWDQAGREGSSAEPEMGPAGAAGGTGDQKDGPSSPLCARATIKEGSGGRERDEERDVGETPGQGLPSLVDQRVPLGSEKGSCPAAAQETGEESAGENKSKGVLRDTPGEALLVEAESHKAGEDQEEKRELLGGEGAADTPLPEPSGSVSQKPEEGEDSGPVLETAKLPAEVEDDVKDEDAALGEAVPASGGRRPPRRKPGRVDKEGTEADEKKPKGPEARAGSKTGSARAGQAQRNSTNATRIPAKTPTAPKTPPSSGRKEQKKPPPAAAKTEKGEQPKSGDRSGYSSPGSPGTPGSRSRTPSLPTPPAREPKKVAVVRTPPKSPASAKTRVQPAAAPMPDLKNVKSKIGSTDNLKHQPGGGKVQIINKKLDFSSVQSKCGSKDNIKHIPGGGSVQIINKKLDFSSVQSRCGSKDNIKHIPGGGSVQIVYKPVDLSHVTSKCGSLGNIHHKPGGGQVEVKSEKLDFKDKVQSKIGSLDNISHVPGGGNKKIETHKLTFRENAKAKTDHGAEIVYKSPTISGDASPRRLSNVSSTGSINLVDSPQLATLADEVSASLAKQGL, translated from the exons ATGATGGAGGATCACGCACCTGGccaggaaaaacatttctcatCAG GCTATCCCCTTCAGATACCAGTCGATGATGGATCGGATGAGCCTGTTTCTGAAACCTCTGACGCTAAGAGCACCCCAACTACGGAAG ATGCCACAGCACCTTTAGTGGAGGAAGGAGACCACGAGGATCAGGGTGGTGTGGAACAGCACGGGGAGATCCCAGAAGGAACCACAG ctgaagagGCGGGCGTGGGAGCCACTCCCAACCTGGAGGACCACGCTGCAGGAGATGCCACTCAAG GCGAGCCGAGCTCTGCaaagctccagcctggccctcgGGAGCGTGGGGGAGAGGCAGTGAAAGGTGCCagccagcccccagagcaggggctgggcccTCAGCAGCCACCTGTGCCCCGTGAAGCcaaggctccagcagcagctcccaccaggATCGAGGTCACCATCCCAATCCCCCTGGACATGTACCAAGGCTCcggaggcagcagggagccctgggaccaggcaggcagagaaggcagcagtgcagagccagagatgggccctgcaggagcagcaggaggcacaggTGACCAAAAAGATGGACCATCATCTCCTTTGTGTGCCAGAGCCACCATCAAGGAAGGTTCTGGTGGACGGGAGAGGGATGAGGAGCGGGATGTTGGTGAAACTCCTGGGCAGGGTTTGCCTTCCCTCGTGGATCAGCGTGTTCCTCTGGGGTCTGAAAAGGGCTCGtgtccagcagctgcccaggagaCTGGTGAAGAATCTGCTGGAGAAAACAAGTCCAAAGGTGTCCTCAGAGACACCCCAGGGGAGGCACTTCTGGTTGAAGCTGAGTCACATAAAGCAGGAGAGGACCAAGAGGAGAAGCgagagctgctggggggagaaggagctgcagacaCCCCCCTGCCAGAGCCTTCTGGAAGTGTCTCCCAGAAACCCGAGGAGGGAGAAGATTCTGGGCCCGTGCTAGAAACAGCCAAACTCCCTGCTGAGGTAGAAGATGATGTGAAGGATGAAGATGCTGCTttgggagaggctgtgccagcctcgGGGGGCCGCCGGCCGCCCAGGAGGAAGCCAG GTCGTGTTGACAAGGAAGGGACCGAAGCTGATGAAAAGAAACCCAAG ggcccgGAGGCGCGGGCTGGCTCCAAGACGGGCTCGGCGCGCGCGGGGCAGGCACAGAGGAACTCCACCAACGCCACCCGCATCCCGGCCAAGACCCCCACGGCCCCCAAGACCCCTCCCAGCTCCG gcagaaaggagcagaaaaagccacctcctgcagcagcaaagacTGAGAAAG GTGAGCAGCCCAAGTCTGGAGACAGAAGCGGTTACAGCAGTCCCGGCTCCCCCGGGACTCCAGGCAGCCGTTCCCGCACCCCCTCTCTGCCCACCCCACCAGCCAGGGAGCCCAAGAAGGTGGCAGTGGTTCGCACCCCCCCGAAATCTCCCGCCTCCGCCAAGACCCGCGTGCAGCCGGCGGCCGCGCCCATGCCCGACCTGAAAAACGTCAAGTCCAAAATCGGCTCCACCGATAACCTGAAGCACCAGCCCGGAGGTGGCAAG GTGCAGATAATTAATAAGAAGCTGGACTTTAGCAGCGTTCAATCCAAGTGTGGCTCAAAGGATAATATCAAACACATCCCGGGCGGAGGCAGT GTGCAGATAATTAATAAGAAGCTGGACTTTAGCAGCGTTCAATCCAGGTGTGGCTCAAAGGATAATATCAAACACATCCCGGGCGGAGGCAGT GTGCAAATCGTTTACAAGCCAGTGGACCTGAGCCATGTGACATCCAAATGTGGTTCCCTGGGCAACATCCATCACAAACCAG GTGGTGGCCAGGTGGAGGTGAAATCTGAGAAACTGGACTTCAAAGATAAGGTGCAGTCGAAAATCGGGTCCCTAGATAACATCAGCCACGTCCCTGGAGGAGGCAATAAAAAG ATTGAGACTCACAAGCTGACCTTCCGCGAGAACGCCAAAGCCAAGACCGACCACGGCGCCGAAATCGTCTACAAGTCCCCCACCATCTCCGGAGATGCCTCCCCGCGCCGCCTTAGCAACGTCTCCTCCACCGGCAGCATCAACCTGGTGGACTCCCCCCAGCTGGCCACGCTAGCCGACGAGGTCTCCGCCTCGCTGGCCAAGCAGGGCTTGTGA
- the MAPT gene encoding microtubule-associated protein tau isoform X17 → MMEDHAPGQEKHFSSGYPLQIPVDDGSDEPVSETSDAKSTPTTEDATAPLVEEGDHEDQGGVEQHGEIPEGTTAEEAGVGATPNLEDHAAGDATQGRVDKEGTEADEKKPKGPEARAGSKTGSARAGQAQRNSTNATRIPAKTPTAPKTPPSSGRKEQKKPPPAAAKTEKGEQPKSGDRSGYSSPGSPGTPGSRSRTPSLPTPPAREPKKVAVVRTPPKSPASAKTRVQPAAAPMPDLKNVKSKIGSTDNLKHQPGGGKVQIVYKPVDLSHVTSKCGSLGNIHHKPGGGQVEVKSEKLDFKDKVQSKIGSLDNISHVPGGGNKKIETHKLTFRENAKAKTDHGAEIVYKSPTISGDASPRRLSNVSSTGSINLVDSPQLATLADEVSASLAKQGL, encoded by the exons ATGATGGAGGATCACGCACCTGGccaggaaaaacatttctcatCAG GCTATCCCCTTCAGATACCAGTCGATGATGGATCGGATGAGCCTGTTTCTGAAACCTCTGACGCTAAGAGCACCCCAACTACGGAAG ATGCCACAGCACCTTTAGTGGAGGAAGGAGACCACGAGGATCAGGGTGGTGTGGAACAGCACGGGGAGATCCCAGAAGGAACCACAG ctgaagagGCGGGCGTGGGAGCCACTCCCAACCTGGAGGACCACGCTGCAGGAGATGCCACTCAAG GTCGTGTTGACAAGGAAGGGACCGAAGCTGATGAAAAGAAACCCAAG ggcccgGAGGCGCGGGCTGGCTCCAAGACGGGCTCGGCGCGCGCGGGGCAGGCACAGAGGAACTCCACCAACGCCACCCGCATCCCGGCCAAGACCCCCACGGCCCCCAAGACCCCTCCCAGCTCCG gcagaaaggagcagaaaaagccacctcctgcagcagcaaagacTGAGAAAG GTGAGCAGCCCAAGTCTGGAGACAGAAGCGGTTACAGCAGTCCCGGCTCCCCCGGGACTCCAGGCAGCCGTTCCCGCACCCCCTCTCTGCCCACCCCACCAGCCAGGGAGCCCAAGAAGGTGGCAGTGGTTCGCACCCCCCCGAAATCTCCCGCCTCCGCCAAGACCCGCGTGCAGCCGGCGGCCGCGCCCATGCCCGACCTGAAAAACGTCAAGTCCAAAATCGGCTCCACCGATAACCTGAAGCACCAGCCCGGAGGTGGCAAG GTGCAAATCGTTTACAAGCCAGTGGACCTGAGCCATGTGACATCCAAATGTGGTTCCCTGGGCAACATCCATCACAAACCAG GTGGTGGCCAGGTGGAGGTGAAATCTGAGAAACTGGACTTCAAAGATAAGGTGCAGTCGAAAATCGGGTCCCTAGATAACATCAGCCACGTCCCTGGAGGAGGCAATAAAAAG ATTGAGACTCACAAGCTGACCTTCCGCGAGAACGCCAAAGCCAAGACCGACCACGGCGCCGAAATCGTCTACAAGTCCCCCACCATCTCCGGAGATGCCTCCCCGCGCCGCCTTAGCAACGTCTCCTCCACCGGCAGCATCAACCTGGTGGACTCCCCCCAGCTGGCCACGCTAGCCGACGAGGTCTCCGCCTCGCTGGCCAAGCAGGGCTTGTGA
- the MAPT gene encoding microtubule-associated protein tau isoform X15: MMEDHAPGQEKHFSSGYPLQIPVDDGSDEPVSETSDAKSTPTTEDATAPLVEEGDHEDQGGVEQHGEIPEGTTAEEAGVGATPNLEDHAAGDATQGRVDKEGTEADEKKPKGPEARAGSKTGSARAGQAQRNSTNATRIPAKTPTAPKTPPSSGRKEQKKPPPAAAKTEKGEQPKSGDRSGYSSPGSPGTPGSRSRTPSLPTPPAREPKKVAVVRTPPKSPASAKTRVQPAAAPMPDLKNVKSKIGSTDNLKHQPGGGKVQIINKKLDFSSVQSKCGSKDNIKHIPGGGSVQIVYKPVDLSHVTSKCGSLGNIHHKPGGGQVEVKSEKLDFKDKVQSKIGSLDNISHVPGGGNKKIETHKLTFRENAKAKTDHGAEIVYKSPTISGDASPRRLSNVSSTGSINLVDSPQLATLADEVSASLAKQGL; encoded by the exons ATGATGGAGGATCACGCACCTGGccaggaaaaacatttctcatCAG GCTATCCCCTTCAGATACCAGTCGATGATGGATCGGATGAGCCTGTTTCTGAAACCTCTGACGCTAAGAGCACCCCAACTACGGAAG ATGCCACAGCACCTTTAGTGGAGGAAGGAGACCACGAGGATCAGGGTGGTGTGGAACAGCACGGGGAGATCCCAGAAGGAACCACAG ctgaagagGCGGGCGTGGGAGCCACTCCCAACCTGGAGGACCACGCTGCAGGAGATGCCACTCAAG GTCGTGTTGACAAGGAAGGGACCGAAGCTGATGAAAAGAAACCCAAG ggcccgGAGGCGCGGGCTGGCTCCAAGACGGGCTCGGCGCGCGCGGGGCAGGCACAGAGGAACTCCACCAACGCCACCCGCATCCCGGCCAAGACCCCCACGGCCCCCAAGACCCCTCCCAGCTCCG gcagaaaggagcagaaaaagccacctcctgcagcagcaaagacTGAGAAAG GTGAGCAGCCCAAGTCTGGAGACAGAAGCGGTTACAGCAGTCCCGGCTCCCCCGGGACTCCAGGCAGCCGTTCCCGCACCCCCTCTCTGCCCACCCCACCAGCCAGGGAGCCCAAGAAGGTGGCAGTGGTTCGCACCCCCCCGAAATCTCCCGCCTCCGCCAAGACCCGCGTGCAGCCGGCGGCCGCGCCCATGCCCGACCTGAAAAACGTCAAGTCCAAAATCGGCTCCACCGATAACCTGAAGCACCAGCCCGGAGGTGGCAAG GTGCAGATAATTAATAAGAAGCTGGACTTTAGCAGCGTTCAATCCAAGTGTGGCTCAAAGGATAATATCAAACACATCCCGGGCGGAGGCAGT GTGCAAATCGTTTACAAGCCAGTGGACCTGAGCCATGTGACATCCAAATGTGGTTCCCTGGGCAACATCCATCACAAACCAG GTGGTGGCCAGGTGGAGGTGAAATCTGAGAAACTGGACTTCAAAGATAAGGTGCAGTCGAAAATCGGGTCCCTAGATAACATCAGCCACGTCCCTGGAGGAGGCAATAAAAAG ATTGAGACTCACAAGCTGACCTTCCGCGAGAACGCCAAAGCCAAGACCGACCACGGCGCCGAAATCGTCTACAAGTCCCCCACCATCTCCGGAGATGCCTCCCCGCGCCGCCTTAGCAACGTCTCCTCCACCGGCAGCATCAACCTGGTGGACTCCCCCCAGCTGGCCACGCTAGCCGACGAGGTCTCCGCCTCGCTGGCCAAGCAGGGCTTGTGA
- the MAPT gene encoding microtubule-associated protein tau isoform X16 codes for MMEDHAPGQEKHFSSGYPLQIPVDDGSDEPVSETSDAKSTPTTEDATAPLVEEGDHEDQGGVEQHGEIPEGTTAEEAGVGATPNLEDHAAGDATQGRVDKEGTEADEKKPKGPEARAGSKTGSARAGQAQRNSTNATRIPAKTPTAPKTPPSSGEQPKSGDRSGYSSPGSPGTPGSRSRTPSLPTPPAREPKKVAVVRTPPKSPASAKTRVQPAAAPMPDLKNVKSKIGSTDNLKHQPGGGKVQIINKKLDFSSVQSKCGSKDNIKHIPGGGSVQIVYKPVDLSHVTSKCGSLGNIHHKPGGGQVEVKSEKLDFKDKVQSKIGSLDNISHVPGGGNKKIETHKLTFRENAKAKTDHGAEIVYKSPTISGDASPRRLSNVSSTGSINLVDSPQLATLADEVSASLAKQGL; via the exons ATGATGGAGGATCACGCACCTGGccaggaaaaacatttctcatCAG GCTATCCCCTTCAGATACCAGTCGATGATGGATCGGATGAGCCTGTTTCTGAAACCTCTGACGCTAAGAGCACCCCAACTACGGAAG ATGCCACAGCACCTTTAGTGGAGGAAGGAGACCACGAGGATCAGGGTGGTGTGGAACAGCACGGGGAGATCCCAGAAGGAACCACAG ctgaagagGCGGGCGTGGGAGCCACTCCCAACCTGGAGGACCACGCTGCAGGAGATGCCACTCAAG GTCGTGTTGACAAGGAAGGGACCGAAGCTGATGAAAAGAAACCCAAG ggcccgGAGGCGCGGGCTGGCTCCAAGACGGGCTCGGCGCGCGCGGGGCAGGCACAGAGGAACTCCACCAACGCCACCCGCATCCCGGCCAAGACCCCCACGGCCCCCAAGACCCCTCCCAGCTCCG GTGAGCAGCCCAAGTCTGGAGACAGAAGCGGTTACAGCAGTCCCGGCTCCCCCGGGACTCCAGGCAGCCGTTCCCGCACCCCCTCTCTGCCCACCCCACCAGCCAGGGAGCCCAAGAAGGTGGCAGTGGTTCGCACCCCCCCGAAATCTCCCGCCTCCGCCAAGACCCGCGTGCAGCCGGCGGCCGCGCCCATGCCCGACCTGAAAAACGTCAAGTCCAAAATCGGCTCCACCGATAACCTGAAGCACCAGCCCGGAGGTGGCAAG GTGCAGATAATTAATAAGAAGCTGGACTTTAGCAGCGTTCAATCCAAGTGTGGCTCAAAGGATAATATCAAACACATCCCGGGCGGAGGCAGT GTGCAAATCGTTTACAAGCCAGTGGACCTGAGCCATGTGACATCCAAATGTGGTTCCCTGGGCAACATCCATCACAAACCAG GTGGTGGCCAGGTGGAGGTGAAATCTGAGAAACTGGACTTCAAAGATAAGGTGCAGTCGAAAATCGGGTCCCTAGATAACATCAGCCACGTCCCTGGAGGAGGCAATAAAAAG ATTGAGACTCACAAGCTGACCTTCCGCGAGAACGCCAAAGCCAAGACCGACCACGGCGCCGAAATCGTCTACAAGTCCCCCACCATCTCCGGAGATGCCTCCCCGCGCCGCCTTAGCAACGTCTCCTCCACCGGCAGCATCAACCTGGTGGACTCCCCCCAGCTGGCCACGCTAGCCGACGAGGTCTCCGCCTCGCTGGCCAAGCAGGGCTTGTGA
- the MAPT gene encoding microtubule-associated protein tau isoform X2 → MMEDHAPGQEKHFSSGYPLQIPVDDGSDEPVSETSDAKSTPTTEDATAPLVEEGDHEDQGGVEQHGEIPEGTTAEEAGVGATPNLEDHAAGDATQGEPSSAKLQPGPRERGGEAVKGASQPPEQGLGPQQPPVPREAKAPAAAPTRIEVTIPIPLDMYQGSGGSREPWDQAGREGSSAEPEMGPAGAAGGTGDQKDGPSSPLCARATIKEGSGGRERDEERDVGETPGQGLPSLVDQRVPLGSEKGSCPAAAQETGEESAGENKSKGVLRDTPGEALLVEAESHKAGEDQEEKRELLGGEGAADTPLPEPSGSVSQKPEEGEDSGPVLETAKLPAEVEDDVKDEDAALGEAVPASGGRRPPRRKPGRVDKEGTEADEKKPKKSSPCPAKPPGSTAPLRHAAPPKAPCSPASASKAPCSPASASKAPCSPASASKAPCSPASASKAPCSPASASQRACPATPRPASTGMQETRAKGPEARAGSKTGSARAGQAQRNSTNATRIPAKTPTAPKTPPSSGRKEQKKPPPAAAKTEKGEQPKSGDRSGYSSPGSPGTPGSRSRTPSLPTPPAREPKKVAVVRTPPKSPASAKTRVQPAAAPMPDLKNVKSKIGSTDNLKHQPGGGKVQIINKKLDFSSVQSKCGSKDNIKHIPGGGSVQIINKKLDFSSVQSRCGSKDNIKHIPGGGSVQIVYKPVDLSHVTSKCGSLGNIHHKPGGGQVEVKSEKLDFKDKVQSKIGSLDNISHVPGGGNKKIETHKLTFRENAKAKTDHGAEIVYKSPTISGDASPRRLSNVSSTGSINLVDSPQLATLADEVSASLAKQGL, encoded by the exons ATGATGGAGGATCACGCACCTGGccaggaaaaacatttctcatCAG GCTATCCCCTTCAGATACCAGTCGATGATGGATCGGATGAGCCTGTTTCTGAAACCTCTGACGCTAAGAGCACCCCAACTACGGAAG ATGCCACAGCACCTTTAGTGGAGGAAGGAGACCACGAGGATCAGGGTGGTGTGGAACAGCACGGGGAGATCCCAGAAGGAACCACAG ctgaagagGCGGGCGTGGGAGCCACTCCCAACCTGGAGGACCACGCTGCAGGAGATGCCACTCAAG GCGAGCCGAGCTCTGCaaagctccagcctggccctcgGGAGCGTGGGGGAGAGGCAGTGAAAGGTGCCagccagcccccagagcaggggctgggcccTCAGCAGCCACCTGTGCCCCGTGAAGCcaaggctccagcagcagctcccaccaggATCGAGGTCACCATCCCAATCCCCCTGGACATGTACCAAGGCTCcggaggcagcagggagccctgggaccaggcaggcagagaaggcagcagtgcagagccagagatgggccctgcaggagcagcaggaggcacaggTGACCAAAAAGATGGACCATCATCTCCTTTGTGTGCCAGAGCCACCATCAAGGAAGGTTCTGGTGGACGGGAGAGGGATGAGGAGCGGGATGTTGGTGAAACTCCTGGGCAGGGTTTGCCTTCCCTCGTGGATCAGCGTGTTCCTCTGGGGTCTGAAAAGGGCTCGtgtccagcagctgcccaggagaCTGGTGAAGAATCTGCTGGAGAAAACAAGTCCAAAGGTGTCCTCAGAGACACCCCAGGGGAGGCACTTCTGGTTGAAGCTGAGTCACATAAAGCAGGAGAGGACCAAGAGGAGAAGCgagagctgctggggggagaaggagctgcagacaCCCCCCTGCCAGAGCCTTCTGGAAGTGTCTCCCAGAAACCCGAGGAGGGAGAAGATTCTGGGCCCGTGCTAGAAACAGCCAAACTCCCTGCTGAGGTAGAAGATGATGTGAAGGATGAAGATGCTGCTttgggagaggctgtgccagcctcgGGGGGCCGCCGGCCGCCCAGGAGGAAGCCAG GTCGTGTTGACAAGGAAGGGACCGAAGCTGATGAAAAGAAACCCAAG AAATCCTCACCTTGCCCTGCCAAACCCCCTGGCTCCACTGCCCCCCTCCGGCACGCAGCCCCTCCGAAagcaccctgcagccctgccagtgcctccaaagcaccctgcagccctgccagtgcctccaaagcaccctgcagccctgccagtgcctccaaagcaccctgcagccctgccagtgcctccaaagcaccctgcagccctgccagtgcctcCCAACGAGCCTGTCCTGCCACCCCCCggcctgccagcacaggaatgCAGGAAACCAGAGCCAAG ggcccgGAGGCGCGGGCTGGCTCCAAGACGGGCTCGGCGCGCGCGGGGCAGGCACAGAGGAACTCCACCAACGCCACCCGCATCCCGGCCAAGACCCCCACGGCCCCCAAGACCCCTCCCAGCTCCG gcagaaaggagcagaaaaagccacctcctgcagcagcaaagacTGAGAAAG GTGAGCAGCCCAAGTCTGGAGACAGAAGCGGTTACAGCAGTCCCGGCTCCCCCGGGACTCCAGGCAGCCGTTCCCGCACCCCCTCTCTGCCCACCCCACCAGCCAGGGAGCCCAAGAAGGTGGCAGTGGTTCGCACCCCCCCGAAATCTCCCGCCTCCGCCAAGACCCGCGTGCAGCCGGCGGCCGCGCCCATGCCCGACCTGAAAAACGTCAAGTCCAAAATCGGCTCCACCGATAACCTGAAGCACCAGCCCGGAGGTGGCAAG GTGCAGATAATTAATAAGAAGCTGGACTTTAGCAGCGTTCAATCCAAGTGTGGCTCAAAGGATAATATCAAACACATCCCGGGCGGAGGCAGT GTGCAGATAATTAATAAGAAGCTGGACTTTAGCAGCGTTCAATCCAGGTGTGGCTCAAAGGATAATATCAAACACATCCCGGGCGGAGGCAGT GTGCAAATCGTTTACAAGCCAGTGGACCTGAGCCATGTGACATCCAAATGTGGTTCCCTGGGCAACATCCATCACAAACCAG GTGGTGGCCAGGTGGAGGTGAAATCTGAGAAACTGGACTTCAAAGATAAGGTGCAGTCGAAAATCGGGTCCCTAGATAACATCAGCCACGTCCCTGGAGGAGGCAATAAAAAG ATTGAGACTCACAAGCTGACCTTCCGCGAGAACGCCAAAGCCAAGACCGACCACGGCGCCGAAATCGTCTACAAGTCCCCCACCATCTCCGGAGATGCCTCCCCGCGCCGCCTTAGCAACGTCTCCTCCACCGGCAGCATCAACCTGGTGGACTCCCCCCAGCTGGCCACGCTAGCCGACGAGGTCTCCGCCTCGCTGGCCAAGCAGGGCTTGTGA